A region from the Streptosporangium sp. NBC_01756 genome encodes:
- a CDS encoding thiamine pyrophosphate-binding protein: protein MTTGAHALVAQLEELGVEYVFGTCGHTNIAVLDALADSRIRFVIARHEQAAAHAADGYTRTSGKPGVLLVHVGPGLTNATTGVMTAALDSVPMVVISGDIPSYYHGRHPHQEINLHADADQASVFRPFVKRVWNVHRSQDLGRAVERAFWTATTGRPGAVLVNVPMDVFSRPAAPYPPIGHAAPPDLPAATAERIAAALADAERPLLYVGGGLREDGEALLSLAEHLDIPIAHSLMAKGTIPDAHPLVLGMTGFWGLELTNAYARDADVVLALATRFAETDSSSWDPRFTWTLGERSRLIQIDIDPAEIGRNYPVEIGAVADVGLAVRALAEAAASHPPADRPELRERIRAARSELFAESRKRGRSDAFPLRPERILADLRDTLPPGAILVTDVGWNKNGVAQCYELPPEGRFIAPGGASTMGFGPAAAVGVQLARPDDVVVALIGDGGMGAQLPALPLAVEQGTPVIFVVMNNRAHGTISDLQSAHFGRSHGCDFTDPAGLPYSPDFAALATACGADGHTVAAPEEFGAALRSAVANRRPALIDVPMVNEPVPTPGHWNIKDIYQGVFTD from the coding sequence GTGACCACCGGCGCCCATGCGCTCGTCGCCCAGCTCGAAGAGCTCGGTGTCGAATATGTCTTCGGCACCTGCGGGCACACCAACATCGCCGTGCTCGACGCGCTGGCCGACAGCCGCATCCGTTTCGTCATCGCCCGCCACGAGCAGGCGGCGGCGCACGCGGCCGACGGCTACACCCGCACCTCGGGCAAGCCCGGCGTGCTGCTCGTGCATGTCGGGCCTGGCCTGACCAACGCCACCACGGGGGTGATGACCGCCGCGCTCGACTCGGTACCGATGGTGGTGATCTCCGGCGACATTCCGTCCTACTACCACGGCCGCCATCCGCACCAGGAGATCAACCTGCACGCCGACGCCGACCAGGCGTCGGTCTTCCGGCCCTTCGTCAAGCGCGTCTGGAACGTGCACCGATCCCAGGATCTGGGCCGGGCCGTCGAGCGGGCCTTTTGGACGGCGACGACGGGCAGGCCCGGAGCGGTGCTGGTCAACGTGCCGATGGACGTCTTCTCGCGGCCCGCGGCGCCGTACCCGCCGATCGGTCACGCCGCGCCGCCCGACCTGCCCGCCGCGACGGCGGAGCGGATCGCCGCGGCTCTCGCGGACGCCGAGCGGCCGCTGCTGTACGTCGGCGGCGGGCTGCGCGAAGACGGCGAGGCACTGCTGTCGCTGGCCGAGCACCTGGACATCCCGATCGCGCACTCGCTGATGGCCAAGGGCACCATCCCCGACGCGCATCCGCTGGTGCTCGGCATGACGGGGTTCTGGGGGCTGGAGCTGACCAACGCCTACGCCAGGGACGCCGACGTGGTGCTGGCGCTGGCCACCCGGTTCGCCGAGACCGACTCCAGCTCGTGGGATCCCCGCTTCACCTGGACGCTCGGCGAGCGCAGCAGGCTGATCCAGATCGACATCGACCCGGCCGAGATCGGCCGCAACTACCCGGTCGAGATCGGCGCCGTCGCCGACGTCGGACTCGCCGTGCGGGCGCTGGCCGAGGCCGCCGCGTCGCATCCGCCGGCAGACCGGCCCGAGCTGCGCGAGCGCATCCGCGCGGCCAGATCGGAGCTGTTCGCCGAGAGCCGGAAGCGGGGCCGCAGCGACGCCTTCCCGCTGCGGCCCGAGCGCATCCTCGCCGATCTGCGCGACACGCTGCCGCCCGGCGCGATCCTGGTGACCGATGTGGGCTGGAACAAGAACGGCGTCGCGCAGTGCTACGAACTGCCGCCCGAGGGCCGCTTCATCGCTCCCGGTGGCGCCTCCACCATGGGGTTCGGCCCGGCCGCCGCCGTCGGCGTCCAGCTCGCCCGGCCGGACGACGTCGTGGTCGCGCTCATCGGCGACGGCGGAATGGGAGCCCAGCTGCCCGCCCTGCCGCTGGCCGTCGAGCAGGGCACGCCGGTCATCTTCGTGGTGATGAACAACAGGGCGCACGGCACCATCTCCGACCTGCAGTCCGCGCACTTCGGCCGCAGCCACGGCTGCGACTTCACCGACCCCGCCGGGCTCCCCTACAGCCCCGACTTCGCGGCGCTGGCCACCGCGTGCGGCGCCGACGGCCACACCGTCGCCGCGCCGGAGGAGTTCGGGGCGGCCCTGCGCTCGGCGGTGGCGAACCGGCGGCCCGCGCTCATCGACGTGCCGATGGTCAACGAGCCGGTGCCGACCCCCGGTCACTGGAACATCAAGGACATCTACCAGGGCGTTTTCACCGACTGA
- a CDS encoding branched-chain amino acid ABC transporter permease: MQVFLQTLIGGVTFGAVYALVAMGFSIVYRTMGLVNFAHGSVVMIGAYAASTFYLATRLPFAIAIAVAIAVTGLIGLIIERFLRPLENKDFTLMLIGTIGFGAVLEAGAVLIWGATGHAVPSPVPTEPLDLGGIRIPTYSLLVIAVAAAATGLLALFLQRTKRGAAMQAVAMDHQAATAVGIHVGRSNAMAFAIGAGLAALAGSLIGPMLYVNPTMGGTLGIKGFAAAMLGGFGSMPGAIVGGMTFGLLDAFAAGNFQEYSELVTFLVFAVIVMIRPTGVFGETTVNRA, encoded by the coding sequence GTGCAGGTCTTCCTTCAGACCCTGATCGGCGGGGTCACGTTCGGGGCGGTGTACGCACTGGTGGCGATGGGTTTTTCGATCGTCTACCGGACCATGGGGCTGGTCAACTTCGCGCACGGCAGCGTCGTGATGATCGGCGCGTACGCCGCCTCCACGTTCTATCTGGCCACCCGGTTGCCGTTCGCGATCGCGATCGCCGTGGCCATCGCGGTCACCGGCCTCATCGGGCTGATCATCGAGCGCTTCCTACGGCCGCTGGAGAACAAGGACTTCACGCTGATGCTGATCGGCACGATCGGCTTCGGCGCCGTCCTGGAGGCGGGCGCGGTGCTCATCTGGGGGGCGACCGGGCACGCGGTCCCCTCCCCCGTCCCGACCGAGCCGCTGGACCTGGGCGGGATCCGCATCCCCACCTACAGCCTGCTGGTGATCGCCGTCGCGGCGGCGGCCACCGGCCTGCTCGCACTGTTCCTGCAGCGCACCAAGCGCGGCGCGGCCATGCAGGCGGTCGCCATGGACCACCAGGCGGCCACCGCGGTCGGCATCCACGTCGGCCGCAGCAACGCGATGGCCTTCGCCATCGGCGCGGGCCTGGCGGCGCTGGCGGGCAGCCTGATCGGGCCGATGCTGTATGTCAACCCGACCATGGGCGGCACGCTGGGCATCAAGGGGTTCGCCGCCGCCATGCTCGGCGGTTTCGGCAGCATGCCCGGCGCGATCGTCGGCGGCATGACCTTCGGATTGCTGGACGCCTTCGCGGCCGGCAACTTCCAGGAGTACTCCGAGCTGGTCACGTTCCTGGTGTTCGCGGTCATCGTCATGATCCGCCCCACCGGCGTCTTCGGAGAGACCACGGTGAACCGCGCTTGA
- a CDS encoding branched-chain amino acid ABC transporter ATP-binding protein/permease → MKRLAYLAPLAVAAWLLPYGLGGYSMHVVNVAIIFAILAIGLGLTMGVAGQINLAQVAFFGVGAYTVAILCTRADFGFWSAAALALVVAAVFGVLVGIPALRMQSHYLGIVTLGLALAFTNWVTNAHIAGRAEGISDIPVPTLFGLDLSSAYLFYYVELVVFAFALAFALFVTHSPLGRRLRAMRDDDLAAGSLGAEIPLLRMTAFVLSGVYGGLAGVLYAGLIRFVAPESFNIANMFLLLAMVIIGGRASIIGCVLGAVALAAVREALLDVSAYAQLGYGIVVVLVVVFAPTGLAGLPRRLRSLLRRRGAGTRVLLGPFQPYERTAHPAAGTDVLEIQGVTMRFKGLTALDDVSLTVTSGEIRGIVGPNGSGKTTLFNIVSGFYTPGAGKVRLHGHDVTGARPYRLSQRGVARTFQNLRLFEDLDVRENILLGLDQTRTSWIWRYLGLPWKVFGYERALGAHADEIIARFGLADFAAAIPRALPYGIQRRIEMARAMAMSPSLLLLDEPAAGLNGEEVRQLGDIVRSIRDAGVTVVVIEHNMSLVMSLCDHVTVLAGGKVIADGTPAEVAVAPAVVQAYLGDSMAAPAESAIEEATR, encoded by the coding sequence ATGAAACGTCTGGCATACCTCGCCCCTCTCGCGGTGGCCGCCTGGCTGCTGCCGTACGGGCTGGGCGGCTACTCCATGCACGTCGTGAACGTCGCGATCATCTTCGCGATCCTGGCCATCGGCCTGGGCCTGACCATGGGCGTGGCCGGGCAGATCAACCTGGCGCAGGTCGCCTTCTTCGGCGTCGGCGCCTACACCGTCGCCATCCTGTGCACGCGGGCGGACTTCGGTTTCTGGTCGGCGGCGGCGCTGGCCCTGGTCGTGGCCGCGGTCTTCGGCGTGCTGGTGGGCATCCCGGCGCTGCGGATGCAGTCGCACTACCTCGGCATCGTCACCCTCGGCCTGGCGCTGGCCTTCACCAACTGGGTCACCAACGCCCACATCGCGGGCCGCGCCGAGGGCATCAGCGACATCCCCGTGCCGACGCTGTTCGGGTTGGACCTGTCCAGCGCGTACCTGTTCTACTACGTCGAACTGGTGGTCTTCGCGTTCGCGCTGGCGTTCGCGCTGTTCGTCACGCACTCGCCGCTCGGCCGCAGGCTGCGCGCGATGCGCGACGACGACCTGGCGGCCGGCTCGCTCGGCGCGGAGATCCCGCTGCTGCGCATGACCGCCTTCGTGCTGTCCGGCGTGTACGGCGGCCTGGCCGGCGTCCTGTACGCCGGGCTCATCCGCTTCGTGGCGCCCGAGTCGTTCAACATCGCCAACATGTTCCTCCTGCTCGCGATGGTGATCATCGGGGGTCGCGCCAGCATCATCGGCTGCGTCCTCGGCGCCGTCGCACTGGCTGCGGTCAGGGAGGCGCTGCTGGACGTGTCCGCCTACGCCCAGCTCGGCTACGGCATCGTGGTGGTCCTCGTGGTCGTCTTCGCCCCCACCGGACTGGCCGGGCTGCCCCGCCGGCTCCGATCCCTGCTACGGCGCCGCGGCGCGGGAACACGGGTGCTGCTCGGCCCCTTCCAACCCTATGAACGGACCGCGCACCCCGCAGCCGGCACGGACGTGCTGGAGATCCAGGGCGTGACGATGCGCTTCAAGGGGCTGACCGCTCTCGACGACGTCTCCCTCACGGTCACGAGCGGCGAGATCCGCGGCATCGTCGGCCCCAACGGCTCGGGCAAGACGACCCTGTTCAACATCGTCAGCGGCTTCTACACACCCGGCGCCGGCAAGGTACGCCTGCACGGGCACGACGTGACCGGGGCGAGGCCGTACCGGCTCTCCCAGCGCGGGGTCGCCCGCACGTTCCAGAACCTGCGCCTGTTCGAGGACCTCGACGTCCGGGAGAACATCCTGCTCGGCCTCGACCAGACCCGGACCTCCTGGATCTGGCGCTACCTGGGCCTGCCCTGGAAGGTGTTCGGCTACGAACGGGCGCTGGGGGCGCACGCCGACGAGATCATCGCCAGGTTCGGGCTGGCGGACTTCGCCGCCGCCATCCCGCGCGCGCTGCCGTACGGGATCCAGCGCCGCATCGAGATGGCCCGCGCGATGGCCATGTCGCCGTCGCTGCTCCTGCTCGACGAGCCCGCCGCCGGGCTGAACGGCGAGGAGGTCCGCCAGCTCGGCGACATCGTCCGCTCCATCAGAGACGCCGGCGTCACCGTGGTGGTGATCGAGCACAACATGAGCCTGGTCATGTCGCTGTGCGACCACGTCACCGTACTGGCCGGCGGCAAGGTGATCGCCGACGGCACCCCCGCCGAGGTCGCCGTCGCCCCCGCCGTCGTCCAGGCGTACCTCGGCGATTCCATGGCCGCCCCCGCCGAGTCCGCCATTGAGGAGGCGACCCGATGA
- a CDS encoding aldehyde dehydrogenase family protein gives MDAVHEAECLIAGKWLSEGPHSDRVGPYVRRIVSRARLAQPDDITTALDYARQGAGAVARLAPATRAAILERASAAVAARTEEFARLLALELGKPLKDGRGEMLRVADTFAVAAAEARAIGGEVLPVAGWARGVGNTAITQRAPAGPVLAITPFNAPANLLAHKLAASFAAGNTTIVKPPPQAPAVSAALIRLLLDAGMPEEAVQILHGGGDVGARLCAAPEIAVVSFTGGVTAGAAVAHAAGPKRVLLELGGNAATIVCEDADVAEAARVCARTGYSNSGQSCISVQRVYVQRTRFEEFIQALTAEVRALIVGDPLDPATDVGSMVDDEAAGRVARWTEEAARGGAVVTTGGSRTGAVMAPTVVVAPPTDAKVVCEEVFGALVAVLPYDGFDEVVQECNRSPYGLQAGLFTHDVRRIVNAWRELEVGGLVVNGSSNFRLDHIPFGGVKDSGIGRESPRWMIEDFTVTKTLLLRGLTIWGEQ, from the coding sequence ATGGACGCAGTCCACGAAGCCGAATGCCTGATCGCCGGGAAATGGCTGAGTGAAGGCCCCCATTCCGACCGTGTCGGCCCGTATGTGCGGCGGATCGTGAGCCGGGCCCGGCTCGCCCAGCCCGACGACATCACCACGGCGCTCGACTACGCGCGCCAAGGTGCCGGGGCGGTCGCGCGGCTGGCCCCGGCCACCCGCGCGGCGATACTGGAACGCGCCTCGGCCGCGGTCGCCGCCCGCACCGAGGAGTTCGCCCGGCTCCTGGCCCTGGAGCTGGGTAAACCGCTCAAGGACGGCCGCGGGGAGATGCTGCGGGTGGCCGACACGTTCGCCGTCGCGGCGGCCGAGGCCAGGGCGATCGGCGGCGAGGTCCTGCCCGTGGCGGGCTGGGCCCGCGGGGTGGGCAACACCGCGATCACGCAGCGCGCCCCGGCCGGCCCGGTGCTGGCGATCACACCGTTCAACGCTCCGGCGAACCTGCTGGCCCACAAGCTGGCCGCCTCCTTCGCGGCCGGCAACACCACGATCGTCAAGCCGCCGCCGCAGGCCCCGGCCGTCTCGGCCGCCCTGATCCGGCTGCTGCTCGACGCCGGGATGCCGGAGGAGGCCGTGCAGATCCTGCACGGAGGCGGTGACGTGGGCGCGCGGCTGTGCGCCGCGCCGGAGATCGCCGTGGTCAGCTTCACCGGCGGTGTCACGGCCGGTGCCGCCGTCGCCCACGCCGCCGGGCCCAAGCGGGTGCTGCTGGAGCTCGGCGGCAACGCCGCCACCATCGTCTGCGAGGACGCCGACGTGGCGGAGGCCGCGCGCGTCTGCGCGCGCACCGGATACAGCAACTCCGGTCAGAGCTGCATCTCCGTCCAACGCGTCTACGTGCAACGCACCAGGTTCGAGGAGTTCATCCAGGCGTTGACCGCCGAGGTGCGGGCGCTGATCGTGGGCGACCCGCTCGACCCGGCGACGGACGTCGGCTCGATGGTGGACGACGAGGCCGCCGGGCGCGTGGCGCGCTGGACCGAAGAGGCGGCGCGCGGCGGCGCGGTGGTGACGACCGGTGGCAGCCGGACCGGCGCGGTGATGGCGCCGACCGTGGTCGTCGCGCCACCCACCGATGCGAAGGTCGTCTGCGAGGAGGTCTTCGGCGCCCTCGTCGCCGTACTCCCCTATGACGGCTTCGACGAGGTCGTCCAGGAGTGCAACCGCAGCCCGTACGGCCTGCAGGCCGGGCTGTTCACCCACGACGTGCGCCGCATCGTCAACGCCTGGCGCGAGCTGGAGGTCGGCGGCCTGGTCGTGAACGGCTCGTCGAACTTCCGCCTCGACCACATCCCGTTCGGTGGCGTGAAGGACTCCGGCATCGGCCGCGAGTCGCCCCGCTGGATGATCGAGGACTTCACCGTGACCAAGACCCTGCTCCTTCGCGGGCTGACCATCTGGGGAGAACAGTGA
- a CDS encoding ABC transporter substrate-binding protein, translating to MSSARITISAAALIALAACSAPGQQAGQEADTTGPIKIANINAQSGQLSPLGHWEHKGVKLAIDEANKAGGVGGRQIKLDLFDSQGDPTVGTNLARKISSEGYVAMLGTAESAVTLAMAPILKDAKIPNITSGQSPKLAELKSPFLFLNAPTSVTFDETLAKYLVDDKGYKKIALISNNGAYGAGEHDAFLAALKSRNITAIADEVVTPDQKDFNANLAKIREQGPEVLFIGAEEVQSGLIAKQSRELGLKSLFAGGAPMGTDVYATTAGLGNVEGSIVSSPYLSNEASEPIKEFAAKYKAVYNEDARMHVAKAYDGASILIEALKQTKGAGGQPLADAIRGVKRAGLLGDYAYDESGVGIHATKIGLVKDGKVVPESAS from the coding sequence TTGTCCTCCGCAAGAATCACCATTTCCGCCGCGGCACTGATAGCACTCGCCGCCTGTTCCGCCCCCGGTCAGCAGGCCGGTCAGGAGGCGGACACCACGGGTCCCATCAAGATCGCCAATATCAACGCGCAGAGCGGGCAGCTGAGCCCGCTCGGCCACTGGGAGCACAAGGGCGTCAAGCTCGCCATCGACGAGGCCAACAAGGCGGGCGGCGTCGGCGGGCGGCAGATCAAGCTCGACCTGTTCGACAGTCAGGGCGACCCCACGGTGGGCACCAACCTGGCCAGGAAGATCTCCAGCGAGGGCTACGTCGCCATGCTCGGCACCGCCGAGAGCGCGGTGACCCTGGCCATGGCCCCGATCCTCAAGGACGCCAAGATCCCGAACATCACCTCGGGTCAGTCGCCCAAGCTCGCCGAGTTGAAGAGCCCGTTCCTGTTCCTGAACGCGCCGACCAGCGTCACGTTCGACGAGACACTCGCCAAGTACCTGGTGGACGACAAGGGGTACAAGAAGATCGCGCTGATCAGCAACAACGGCGCGTACGGTGCCGGTGAGCACGACGCGTTCCTGGCCGCGCTCAAGTCCAGGAACATCACGGCGATCGCCGACGAGGTCGTCACCCCCGACCAGAAGGACTTCAACGCCAACCTCGCCAAGATCCGCGAGCAGGGGCCCGAGGTGCTGTTCATCGGCGCCGAGGAGGTCCAGTCCGGCCTGATCGCCAAGCAGTCGCGGGAGCTGGGCCTGAAGTCGCTGTTCGCGGGCGGCGCGCCGATGGGCACCGACGTGTACGCGACCACCGCGGGCCTGGGCAACGTCGAGGGCTCCATCGTGAGCTCGCCGTACCTGAGCAACGAGGCCAGCGAGCCCATCAAGGAGTTCGCCGCCAAGTACAAGGCCGTCTACAACGAGGACGCCCGCATGCACGTCGCCAAGGCCTACGACGGCGCATCGATCCTGATCGAGGCGCTCAAGCAGACCAAGGGCGCCGGCGGTCAGCCGCTGGCCGACGCCATCCGCGGCGTGAAGCGCGCCGGGCTGCTGGGCGACTACGCCTACGACGAGTCCGGGGTCGGCATCCACGCCACCAAGATCGGCCTGGTCAAGGACGGCAAGGTCGTTCCCGAGAGCGCGAGCTGA